The DNA sequence cctttcaggaaagaaacagtggtatcatgttcccagctttgtttgcattagctgaagaactccacgaaaatgctagaccacagcATGAAGAAGTTaatatacagcagagtgctgttagaagtgaaaaaattcactatctcgaagatccagaaagtgctaaagttcctatcatagcactaaaagaatgagattggtttgaattccataatctaATTGGAAGCCATAATTCTGAAAACTgtattcctccaaccctcttcattgttgcaggaccatatgttgaaAGATACGGAGTTAATGTTcaaagtgaacatcctcaagaacacaagctttgacttgttgaaaatggttttgtccataatctatggaccaaaacaaatgatgatctcaaaggccTGCCCCCTATCatcgtcaacacagtcaaaaatatcagaaaaaatgactgtacgCTCaaactgaagttcagatctactccaccagaatggattcatagaacaaacggtgaagttgaatacatttctccttatcattatgtgagaattattcaaaaaagatatcttcagcccgtctgtgttggatacaatggccagcAAAATTCAAGCATttcctggatgaaggccatgtctcttgaatacatcaaaaagatcatccaagaagatacaagaaatactttcctggtagcaggagaaaaaacaattatcactgcttatgATCATCTTAAAGTAATCAGCAGTGACCTCTTCATATCTCTTACTAGAAatgagatagactcgacactggcatgcttacagtgggttgaaaagcttggaaaagacaaccactacaagatgtatgtagatacagatgtcgaagataatgcaactACTGCCAGAATGGCTAGGATGGATGACAACTCCTTTATCCTTGGCCACAACTCAgaaacggacgagaacatgtgaagcagcagcaccgaaagcaactttggacttttcccaaaggctgcttttgcttttcaaaaagaaagcaggtgaaaaacatttcacctaaaggaatatGCTTTTCACCATCcgacctccatcatcaggagcactcacGAAAGCAAAATTTCACagagttgtcctgtacatttttatgttttgaattctagtttggaatccgctccctatataaggagcgtTAGGTCTCAGTTGTAAGACattcaaaaattgggaagaatcatattctctcaagaaagaaagccatagtagcagtgtgctctttcctTTCTGTCTAGtagaagtagtgtgctttcattacaagtaagtcaGTCTTATCATTATGAATAACTAAATAGCTGCTTTAGTTGTTTACCtaagagtgaggctctgggtcTATCAGCCTGTATTTatgtttaataaataaattctgaCAGTGTGTGCCCAATATATTTTGTCACAAAATTTGTTCTATTATTTTcctatttttatctattttatctGTTACGAGACCTGCATTTTATTTTGAGTATCTTGCTTAGTCCAGAATTATTTTTCAactaaggcagcagtgattccgccatAAGAGTAACCACTTATACAAGAGCTCATTAGgtgaaatgtggcatgttgaaggctagtctttaGGAGAAAGTTTTTTTGTCCTTATGCATGATATAATAAATATTTGCAGAATCTTCCAACAGTAGCCTAAATCAGTAGCCTAAATAGTAGTCTAAAACAGTAGAACTTAACAGTCATACCTAACGGTGTTAGTCCCATACACCAAAATGATGTTGAAATccaaagttcatacaccattaTGATAGTTTTAGAAGTTCgtacaccaaagtgtagaatcCCTCATACTTCATGCACTATTTGTGATaaaatccctatatatatatatatatatatatatatataacaaagggCTGAGAgcaaaatagtctaaaaaataaataaataacaaaataaaaaaactcaattgggtattagggaatactTTATTAGAGTTTTCATGGGTAAATGAGGAAGAAAATAAGTGTAAGGGGGAAAAATCCTtaaaattagggtaaatggtcaaaattccaaaataaaaaactatttTAATGTGTATGCTCCAGAGAATGATAGAATTTTATTGGACTAAATTAAGTTTGCCCCCTCAAACTTTAGGACAAACATCAATTtggtctctgattttttttttaatcatgatgatCCTTGCACTTTTATTTTCCATCACGCGagtccaaaattcaaatttggctCAAAAAGTGACGTCAGGTGCTGAGTTGGCCCCGACATGGGGGCCTACTTTTCAGACTTTGACTCTCAATAAGGATAAAATGTCCAAACTACCAtcctctcctctcttctcctaaATCCCACGACCCTTTCTCAAACCCAAAAAACGCAGCTCCGctcaaccaccaccaccagctcAACCGCCACCATGAGCGCAACCACACCCTTCTCACCATCTCTAACAGCTCCAATATCACCCACTTAGCCTAATCAAGTGCACCAATCCTCTTCTCCCTTCTCTCCATGCAATCCCACCCAACCCTCCTCTCCTACCTCACTTTCTGCTCTCAATCTTCACCATCGCAGCCCATCTCTGATTGCACATTCTCTCATCTCCATTATATCTCAATCTCCCCACAGccactctctcctcctctcctacAGCTTCCTCTTCACCTCCTTCAAAATCCCACACAACCCCAACTCCTTCCAAGTCTCCCCCAAATAATTGAAcccattttcttatttttcccCCAAATTGCCGACTCCAAAAACGCCTAGATCTTAGATCTTCATGGCATTTAAACTAGAGTCTCTCAGCCGGAACCACCGACTAGGTGTACAAGACCGTCAAGGTGAAGCCGTGCTAGGCGCTAGTGAGTCAAGTGGACCGCAGGTGGAGGAAGACGGTGGACAACCTCACCAAGGACAAGACATGCTAGTTCAAGATAGATTGGAAgtgaaattgaagaaaagaCGACGCATGTGTTGCGGTGGCTTCCGAAGGCACAGGTGGTGCCGTGGCTTACTATTGAAGCACTGGACTAAAGAAAGACTATAACATATTTGAGATCCAGGGGATCACCGGACAACACAAAACGCTTGCTGTGGTGTCGATTTGCTTTAGTGCTTTCTCCGTTTTCACCTTGGTTGGATTTGCGAGGCATGAGGGGTGGAGATCCGGATCAGATcggatttttggttttcgagAGTTTGGGATCCAATCACAGTTTCTATGTGTTTACTGAAATTCGAAGggtgaaaaaagaaagattgaTAGAATCACACCTGATGATGTTGGTCGGAGTAAGGTGAAGGCTTGCTGTTTAGTCGGTGGTTGCTTTGTTGTTGGGTAATAGAGTAAGGAAGAAAAGACGAAGATGAAAAGACGAAATTGCCCTTCCTAAGTGGTCAAAGTCTGAAAAGTGGGCCTCCGTATTGGGACCAACTCAGCACCTAACGTCACTCTTCgagtcaaatttgaattttggactcgcgtgatgaaaaataaaaatgcaaggaccatataattataaaaaaaaaaatcagggacCAAATTGATATTTGCCTCAAATTTTAAGGGGGCAACTTGAATTTAGTCCAATTTTATTTAAGAATAAAAATCTGAAGAATTTCGATAAATGCTCACATGACTAGGCCCAAAGAAAAGTTGCAAAAATGATTGGGTAAAAGGCGAGTGAGGCATGTGTTTGTATACATTTTGCCACTAAATGAGTAGGAGCAATCCTGAGTTCCACTTCAATTTATCTCACTGTGGTATTTGATTTTGCACTGTTAATGTATAGTTCGAAATCTTTTACCTTGCTCAAATAGTCAAATGTTATCCTTGAAATTTTGTCGTAATTTGAAAAACTATTACATGAGTTGTTGATTGCGGAAAGTTCATACGATGACACATCATTAGCTTTCGCTTTCAGTTTTTCAGTTGATCATTTTGGTTTCCACCTTTGATTCTAAGTATCTCTAGTCACAGTAAAAACGCGTACTATTGCAAAGTCTGTGCAATAGGTACATGATCGATGTTTAGTTTGAAATGAGAAACATGTCATTTCTGATGGATCAACACAGTCACGTAGCATTATATACTATTATACGACTTGGATAAGATGATAATATTATACAACTTGAAGAACACACAAATAGTAAATAGTAAAAACTACACTTACTAGAACAAGCACATTACAGGCCATAACGGCTAGATATCAAGTACATCAGGCAAGCAGCGTCCATCATCACCCTCGTCAAGGTTTAGATCTGGGCCGTCCGCGGCTCTCGTCGAGCCGATTGATCATGTAGAGCGCGTTACTGGTAACCCTAGCAGCATTGGTAATCTTCCTCTTGACGTCCGCCTTCACCTTGCCGTCGACCTCCTGGAACCCGTCGAGACACGTGTCGTCGTTCGTGAGGGCGGCGCTGACCCACGTCTGGGCGTTGCTCATCTGCCACCGGAACGTCTCCTCGTGGAGGTGGTGGAGCTCCTCCAGCGTGCGGCTCAGATCGTCGACGGAGTCCGAGACCTGCTCCACGCAGTCGCCGACCGCCACGCGCTGCCGCTTCGGGGAGGAGGAATGGGAAAGCTGGGAGAGGAAGGCGGAGACTTTACGGGCGCGTGAGAGGGAGACGCCGACGGCAGCCTGGGCCAGGTCGCGAGGGGTCTGGGCCGGGGAGGCGGAGAGCGTGTGGAGGCAGAGGTTGGGGTAGCTGGCGTGTTGGCATGACGTACGGACGAGGtgggaggaggaggtggtggcgTTGTGGGAGCTTGGTTTACGTGCGGCGGCGGAGTatgagagaaggaggaggagagggaggAGAGTGAAACGCATGGTTTTGGGTGGTGGAGATCTGAGTGAGGATGGAAGAGGAGTGAAGGTGAGCAGAGTGAAGAGAGTGAGTAGGTTATTTATGAATTAGAATAAATGAGGCTGGTGCGCCAGCAAAGGTGGTGGGTTGGTTTTATAGGGAAGTGTGATATTGGGGGAGGGTAGGCAAACGACTGGCTGCCTAGCAGCCTAGGTGTATATGACTATGTTATATGTGGTGATGTGATTGGTGAAGAAAATGTCGAAACAAAAACCAATTATTGAGATTTGTAGGtatttataattaaaaaaaattcaattcacCTGTTAGATTTTTATCAAAGAGAGTATCACTTATTAGATTTTTATTAATGTGATTtacaaatgtgttgtatgatcacGTCAGAGTTAAGGTTTATTCGACATTAattattacagtgttagagctCATGTTTTTTGTCTCTAGGAACAGTCCTTAACTAGATAAGCCAACAGTCTAATCTCATTGTTTCAAACAAGATGTTAATGGATGATTAGAACTTATCAGGGCTAGATGCATATATATCAGTCATCTGAAAAAAAAGTAGACAGCTTGACTTCTATGTGATCTTAGAGGCCGGTCTAATTTTTCGCATTTATGCGCCTCCCATATGAGCAAATTGTCTTATGTTTCTGATTAAAAATCGCGTTTTCTCAGAGAGAGGAGATCGGAGATCATGGCAAATTGTTGAAGACAAAGTAAGGACCTAACATAAATGCCCCACAAGTTCTAGCAACATCTCATACCGCAATATGTCCCCCTCTCAGCCCATCTCTAACCAGAAATCAAACACCCATTAATTTATTATCCGATAACGAAATTCTCTAAAGACAGTGCCGACTGCCGACCGTTTACTCCTCTCTAATGCCCTCCATTGACAAGATAAATGCGGTATCATGTTAAACACCGACAAATGATACTAAATAGTAATCGCCATCAAGTTCAAGCTAATTCACCATAAGATATTAAGCATTGAAGGTTAGTTTGGGAGTTGGGGGCCTGAGATAATGCGCTGCACCAGCGGAACCGATTATATGTCAGAAGAGAAGAACCTCAAAAAGGCACGTGCACGTCCATATATGCATGAAGATTAGGGCTAGAATATGGAGTGGGAGTTTTGATTGGCAAACATGGGTCCCCTAAGACGATAAGGAGAGCAGTTTCATCGAGCCCACACTGAGCTGTGAAACAACGCATGTGAAATTAACAGTCTGGAATGGTCTACAATCTATGCATGTATTAGCCCACAGTGTCACGAAATTCACATGTGTTTTCATACTGGGAGAATCTCTGAGGATTCGAGACTAACTGAATGGAACCCAACTGTGAAAATGGTGAAGAAATTTGATGGCATTAGGCTCCAGCAATAGGGGCCAATTTGAAATAGGTGGGGTGCCTATAATGTGTTTGATAAAATGTTGAAAAGAGGCCGGACGAGTATATGCCAGTTCTGTGGTAAGGGGTGCGCGCGCCCATGTGAGGGTATGTGGGTGGAACTGTCCCCAATTGGGATAGGTAGGCTTCACAAGCAGAAGCTGGAGCCCCTACCTTTTAATGGTTGATGCGCGCGTCATCTCTATTCTTCCATGGAAGCTCAATTATTTGTAACACCATGGCAAAACTAAAGGGACAGCATGTACATTCTCAAGTGAATTCTCCATTGATCAGTTTTTACAAGCAGTAGTGCATTTTTGTAAACGATGAAGCCGGCCGTGATGGAAAGGAGATTTAACAGTTGAGAACTTTCTATTGAGAAAGATCAACTTTTGAATAGACGCTGATGTTACGGATCTCTTTACAAACACTTTTGTTGTTCACCGATTCTCTCATATATCGTGCAAGACACAAGAGAACAAAAACAATGTTACAAGAAAAAGCTTCTCTCATCATCCCTTCTTTCTATTCAAGCTTCTCTCTTTTCTGCATCAAGAACATCTGAACTCTGCTCAGAAGGCTGCATTTAGTCCATGAGCCTCACAAGCTATGATGAAAGAGTTGAGAAGTAGCTGATCCTTTCACTATTCTCAGGTACTGTATGTGGACTTGAGTGACCTCCCATATGTGTAGCTAAAAgtcacaaacaaaaaacaaagtaaCAAATCATGAAATTGTGTCTTGAAAGGTCTGCTGTATGACCCTAGCATGTGGTTTTCAAACTATCCAACATGGGGGCTAGATAGGCGGTACGTATGTTTATGTTGGTGTTTATGTATGTTATTATTAGTGATTGGTAAAATGTCCCATGGAGCAATTAAGTAGTTCCGTGGATAGTACAGGATCACATGTGTGCATCCGAAGCTAGCTGACTTGCAATCAATGGGGGAACTAGCCTAATTGGTAGTTTGTCTAAGAATATTTGTAGCAAGACAAAGGGTATCAATTCCATCGATCGCACATCATCAGGTAACTGAAAAGTAGACTTTGCATATACAAGTCCCAAATTgcatgatctagagtgaaggtaAAGAATGAAGATCAAATTATTGATTGATGGTATTAGAGAGATTGTTGGTGATGGTATTAGATGAAGCCGGCGGTGATCAAAGGAGATTGAATAGTTGCAGACTTTTGACGAGAAAAAAACACATGCAGGCTGGTATTCATGTCTCTTTACGTACAGTTTGTTGTTGTTCACTgattctctcaaatatcgagGAAGATACAAGAGAACAGAAAACAATGGTACAAGAAAAAGCCTTTTGATGAAAATAAAGTCATCGTTTCTTTGTAGTCAAGCTTCTCCCATTTTCTATATCAAGAACTACAAAACTCTATGCTCAAAGGGTTGAATGGATCCTTGAGATTCATAAGCTATTATGAAAGAGTTTATCCACTGACAGTGGAGGTTCACCAGCGGGTAAATCACTACCAAAACAAGTGAATTCGATGGCGTTGGCTTCGTTTCTACCTAGTTTATAACTTTCATAACTTGAGCCTAGTCCAAATATGAACGAGGAACGATGAATTTACCTCAAAAGTTTTTCGGccaaaaattttcatttatacTTTCTCCCTCCATAGtcaaatttgctgtgtattacTCTGGTGGTGTTGAAACCATAAGGAAGAGAATAACTGATACAAGCATATTTATGCGCTATTAATAACGTTAATCTCTATACTTtgtttgttagtttagtgtattttctagttatttactttatttatttgttttataggtatttgGAGCAAAGAAGacgaaaagaagcaaaagagggattgaaaggcaaaatcggcaaatctgcctgtgcagatcagtcaacttcgacggATTATTGAGACCAACTCACGACAAACCAGGTGATAatctttatattgatgaaaAGCCTAGAATGTCTAGTTTCCATAGCTTTTTCTggttcatcaatatcatttttctagaagaagttaatACAAGAATGTCAGGCTggcgtgaatctgaggttggacgaGAATTTATGTTTCAAGGCCCAAATCACAGCGGGAAGCCCGAGGCTaagtttgtgcttcatattccaACTTAATATGGACAAATGGCgtgatgtgaatggttggaataagtcatcaagttcaagagccaataggaaaactccacctaagcacgctaaccctaattcttttaggttttggatttcctacacaacaaaAAAGATAAAGgcaacctctaagcatataaaaggagatcaatatGTAGTagcttgctctctctctctctcccccttcattattttgtgtttttgattccgACTATGTGTAGCTAATTTTTCAGTAGTTAGGGGGCAGTTGAAgccctagacatgatccataacatgctttaactgtcaatttgttttccaattaatgAAGTTGAAGTTTTGTTTACCgttttctcattgatgaattctatgtttgtgtACTTTGGAGAcctacttagtatgcatgctagggttctaatactttgattgtttgatgcctggatcaatagttggattcctcaaattatctagagaagtaattggtagttttcactagcaagtaaacaaaatcCTAGGTTTAGCGAGGCGCTAAGTTATTTCGCGATGCCTAATGATTGCTCGAACTCTTTTCAAAATTAATGATCTCtacatgtttaatctaataaatgtacctttaggttgcattgcttagGAATACCTAGTCTGGGTATAGAGCACTTGCTGCCTagcgtacaaagtaagaaagggtaataggttgtgttcaagcatACCGAGCCAATATGAGCGTCTTCAACTGAGTTAATTGGTGACaaattggacaaagtgtgttgtgtgtgatcGTTGGTGGTTGATACTTTTTTCCTAGCTAATTTCATCGTCTTGATATCAACCAATTCCAAATCAGTTTCAGTTTCGTTTTACTTTCTATTTCCTGTTTTTACGTATTTTATttccatataaaaaaaaactctaaaaatcACCAAATTTGTGTTCTGGATGCTCTATGTGTCTAGTatatttctgtaaattttcatatttttatgagttgttttggttaggtttttaatttagttttcgaatgctgttcagtaggaactACAATCacattttgtgacttttgttaaAGTTTTTAGTTTAATTTAATCCTCTATGGGAGACCCTTATTTCTGTACACTACAATTGACATATTtacaggagaataaggaaaatcaatagcttataaatttagctatcaataACACAACCAAAGTGGTGACAGAGCTCGAGATGGCCAGATGAGGAAAAACCTAGTTGCAACCAGTTTCGATTTCTATTTCTCCTCTTTGATACTCCGCTGTGGGATTGATTCGATATGCATGGTTGGTGGGGTTAGAACCACGATGAAAAAAGGAACACAATCCAAGTGGTAGCGGAACTTGATCAAGGTGGCCGAAGAAGGAACAGAATTACAACCCCATTTGGGTTCCCCTTTTTGATACACCACTGTAGGCGGTAATGGAGGGTGGTTGAGCTCAGGCAGCAACTGATTGGATGGGAGTCACGGGACCATGCGGTCCTTTTGGGACCCGTTCCATGACCACAGCTGGCGCATGAGCAGAGAAAAAATCGGGTGATTCGTTTTGGTGGTATAACCCGCTAGTAGACCTCCGTTGTCGGTAGACTCATATACTCACTATTCTCAAATATTCAACTACTATATGAGGACTTGAATGACCCCATATTTTTGGCTAAAAGTCACGTACATAAAAACAGACTATCAAATTATGAAATTGTACCTTCTTGTTGAAAGGTTCGTACACATGTGGTTTGCAAACTATCAAACAGGGGGCTAGATAGACATATCGTTGTTTATGTatgttatttaacttgttactTATCGGTGTATAATAAAATGCCTCATAGAGCAATAAGTAAAGAAGAAGGTCAAAGCAACACAACGCCAACAGAAGTGTGTGTCCTATTGGGCTGACTACGGGCTGATACAATTTCCCTTGAGTTTTGGTCATCTTAGAACTTCTCTTACTCTGGGCTTATAGTATCATTTCATCATTAAATTTTATATCACTCACTGTTTGCCGTGACATTCGTTAAAAATGAGTGCGTATCTCTGTTTTTATAGTTTTGGACCAGATTAGCGGTGTGTGTATTTATGCGAACACCGTTCTCACACTCCTTTCATGGTGACTCAAACTCATGACTTCGTATATagatagtgggtgctctaaccactcaATTTAAATACAACAATTTGTtatacaaccaaaataaaaatgttataACAGCAGAGCTAGTGGGCACAAAGCGATGGAAGGGTCCAGGCTAAGGATGCTAATGTAATGCTAATAGCATTTACGCACAGCGTCAAATAATTGAAAATACAACCAGAAACAAGAAAAGAGGCATCATTAGTAGCAAAGCCATATATCCCCACGAATTTCAGATCTGAATTCAACTTGGTGTACCTACTTGTATATATGTGGTAATTATACATTTATGTACATGTCATGGATAATGTCTTTCTGATATATCATATATTTCTAATTATACATTTATGTACATGTCGTGCAAAATTGTCGATTATATATGGCAACAAATAACACGACCATGAACTCTAGACATCTTGCCTGATCCACCTTTGATCACTATAGCAGTTAGTATATAGATTTAATGACCAAAATATCggtgattaagaaaatattaatgAATATACtaaaaagaattttaaaatcGATGAAATTGTATGAAATTTTTGTCTAAATGATCccctaaaaatttaaaatttcatcAATGTTATCAAAATTTTGGACTTTAAAGTTGATACTATTTGATGCCACCATATCTTCGGGTTCATTTGATGAGCAATGGTTGTTGCTTATAAATGATATTTTATCATAGTAGGCTTAACTAGTAGCATAACGAATCACTTAATGATATATTGTTGTACATGCATATGTATTATGTATGCACACCTGACCAACCAAACTCTTCCACTATATCATTaacatatataatttttttttttttttgtattgatTAACATATATAATAGACTGTTGCCTGAAACTTATATCGTCATTAAGGATTTTATATATACCTAAACTTTTGTATGATGGAAGGAGAAGAAGTGGATGCTTTTTATCTGTGTCTTTTATATAGGCATTATCTCACCAATGTAAG is a window from the Rosa chinensis cultivar Old Blush chromosome 2, RchiOBHm-V2, whole genome shotgun sequence genome containing:
- the LOC112188617 gene encoding pectinesterase inhibitor 3, with the translated sequence MRFTLLPLLLLLSYSAAARKPSSHNATTSSSHLVRTSCQHASYPNLCLHTLSASPAQTPRDLAQAAVGVSLSRARKVSAFLSQLSHSSSPKRQRVAVGDCVEQVSDSVDDLSRTLEELHHLHEETFRWQMSNAQTWVSAALTNDDTCLDGFQEVDGKVKADVKRKITNAARVTSNALYMINRLDESRGRPRSKP